A stretch of the Argentina anserina chromosome 6, drPotAnse1.1, whole genome shotgun sequence genome encodes the following:
- the LOC126796682 gene encoding probable linoleate 9S-lipoxygenase 5, translating into MLHNLLDAITGHHHGASKKISGTVVLMKKNVLDFNDFNASVLDRVHEFLGQRVSLQLISAVHADSENGSKGKLGKPAYLEDWISTITPLTAGDSAYQVTFDYEEEIGVPGAILIKNNHHSQFYLKTITLDNVPGEGTVHFVCNSWVYPAEKYTKDRIFFVNKTYLPSDTPLPLVQYRKEELVHLRGNGTGELQEYDRIYDYAYYNDLGNPDKGSDRARPTLGGSSEYPYPRRGRTGRKPTDSDPSSESRIPLLMSLDIYVPRDERFGHLKMSDFLAYALKSIAQFIRPELEALFDPTPNEFDSFDDVLKLYEGGIPVPEGFLKDVGDNIPLEMIREIFRTDGAEFLRFPMPQVIKENRLAWRTDEEFAREMLAGVNPVNISRLQAFPPTSTLDPKVYGDQSSTITEEHIKDKLDGLTLEEALQNNKLYILDHHDALMPYVRRINTNTSSRIYASRTLLFLKKDGTLKPLVIELSLPHPDGDQFGRISSVFTPAEEGVESSIWQLAKAYVAVNDSGVHQLISHWLNTHAVCEPVVIATNRQLSVVHPIYKLLHPHFRDTMNINALARQILINAGGILETTVFPARYSMEMSSVVYKNWVFPEQALPADLIKRGMAVKDDSAPHGLRLVIEDYPYGVDGIEIWFAIRNWVKDYCSFYYKSDDIVQNDTELQSWWKELVEEGHGDKKDEPWWPKMQTREELIETCTIIIWTSSALHAAVNFGQYPYAGYLPCRPTVSRRFMPEKGTPEYDELEANPDKAFLKTITAQFQTVLGIALIEILSRHSTDEVYLGQRDTPNWTSDATALEAFDKFGKKLAEIEEKITNMNNDDDLKNRVGKVEVPYTLLFPTGESGIAGKGIPNSVSI; encoded by the exons ATGTTGCATAACTTGCTTGATGCAATCACAGGCCACCACCATGGCGCTAGTAAGAAGATTTCAGGAACTGTTGttctgatgaagaagaatgtgttggatttcaacgACTTCAATGCTTCTGTTCTTGATCGTGTGCATGAGTTTTTGGGCCAAAGGGTTTCTCTGCAGCTCATCAGTGCTGTTCATGCCGATTCTG AGAATGGATCGAAAGGGAAACTTGGAAAGCCTGCGTATTTGGAAGACTGGATCAGCACAATCACTCCTTTAACAGCAGGAGATTCTGCATACCAGGTTACCTTTGATTATGAAGAGGAAATTGGTGTTCCAGGAGCAATCCTAATAAAAAACAATCACCACAGTCAGTTCTACCTTAAGACCATCACACTCGACAATGTTCCTGGTGAGGGCACAGTACACTTTGTTTGCAACTCATGGGTATACCCTGCAGAAAAATACACAAAAGACCGCATTTTCTTTGTTAACAAG ACTTATCTTCCAAGTGATACACCACTACCACTAGTACAGTACAGAAAAGAAGAACTAGTACACTTGAGAGGAAATGGGACAGGAGAGCTCCAGGAGTATGACAGGATCTATGATTATGCTTACTACAATGATCTGGGAAATCCAGACAAGGGATCAGATCGTGCCCGTCCAACTCTGGGAGGGTCTAGTGAGTACCCTTACCCTCGAAGAGGAAGAACCGGCCGTAAACCAACTGATTCAG ATCCTAGCAGTGAGAGTAGGATTCCTCTTCTCATGAGCTTAGACATTTATGTTCCAAGAGACGAAAGATTTGGACACTTGAAGATGTCTGATTTCCTCGCTTATGCACTGAAATCCATAGCTCAGTTCATTAGACCTGAGCTAGAAGCTCTGTTTGATCCCACTCCTAATGAGTTTGACAGCTTTGATGATGTACTTAAACTCTATGAAGGAGGAATTCCAGTACCTGAAGGTTTCTTAAAGGACGTTGGGGACAACATCCCTCTAGAGATGATCAGAGAAATTTTCCGAACTGATGGTGCAGAGTTCCTCAGGTTCCCAATGCCTCAAGTGATCAAAG AGAATAGGTTGGCTTGGAGAACAGACGAAGAATTTGCCAGAGAAATGCTAGCTGGAGTGAACCCTGTCAACATTAGTCGCCTCCAA GCATTTCCACCAACAAGCACACTAGACCCAAAAGTTTATGGTGATCAATCCAGTACAATTACAGAAGAACACATCAAGGATAAATTGGATGGACTGACATTGGAGGAG GCACTACAAAACAACAAGCTATACATATTAGACCACCATGATGCACTGATGCCGTACGTGAGGCGTATAAACACAAATACTTCCTCAAGGATTTATGCTAGCAGGACACTTCTTTTCTTGAAAAAAGATGGAACTTTGAAGCCATTGGTGATTGAACTTAGCTTGCCTCATCCTGATGGAGATCAATTCGGTCGCATTAGCAGTGTGTTCACACCAGCTGAAGAAGGTGTAGAAAGCTCCATATGGCAGCTGGCCAAAGCTTATGTTGCTGTAAATGACTCTGGAGTTCATCAACTTATCAGTCACTG GTTGAATACTCATGCAGTGTGTGAGCCAGTGGTAATTGCAACAAACAGACAGCTGAGTGTTGTCCACCCGATTTACAAGCTTCTTCATCCTCACTTCCGCGACACCATGAACATAAATGCTCTAGCCAGGCAAATCCTCATCAATGCTGGTGGCATTCTGGAGACGACAGTGTTTCCAGCTCGGTATTCCATGGAGATGTCATCAGTTGTTTACAAAAATTGGGTTTTCCCTGAGCAAGCTCTCCCTGCAGATCTCATCAAGag AGGAATGGCAGTCAAGGATGATAGTGCTCCACACGGTCTACGCCTGGTGATAGAGGACTACCCCTATGGTGTTGATGGAATCGAAATCTGGTTTGCCATAAGAAATTGGGTAAAAGACTACTGCTCATTCTACTACAAGAGCGATGacattgttcaaaatgacaCAGAACTCCAATCCTGGTGGAAGGAACTAGTAGAGGAGGGTCATGGTGACAAAAAAGATGAGCCCTGGTGGCCTAAAATGCAGACTCGTGAAGAGCTCATCGAAACTTGCACTATCATAATATGGACTTCTTCTGCACTCCATGCCGCAGTAAACTTCGGACAGTACCCTTATGCAGGCTATCTCCCATGCCGCCCCACTGTAAGCCGAAGATTCATGCCTGAAAAGGGAACTCCAGAATATGATGAGCTTGAGGCCAACCCTGATAAGGCATTCTTGAAAACGATCACTGCTCAGTTCCAGACAGTGCTTGGGATTGCCCTCATTGAAATTCTGTCGAGGCATTCTACTGATGAAGTGTATTTGGGACAGAGGGACACTCCTAACTGGACATCAGACGCGACAGCACTGGAAGCTTTCGACAAATTTGGAAAGAAACTTGCTGAAATCGAAGAGAAGATTACTAACATGAACAATGATGATGATCTGAAGAACAGGGTTGGAAAGGTGGAGGTGCCTTACACTTTGCTGTTTCCCACTGGTGAAAGTGGAATTGCTGGCAAGGGAATTCCCAACAGTGTCTCAATCTAA